A single Tenacibaculum sp. 190524A02b DNA region contains:
- a CDS encoding sensor histidine kinase has translation MSKIDSLVDNKLAQNIFIWSCFFIIFTLTIQGHNRIVSGAIGVLLFAPTVYVQNLLILPYLRKNKVLFILFTIINILLFTLISTFFLSSIMSQESYDWKFFYNFLGVEVLAILFGLALKVARDSFSRRQEEKEAELKLLKGQLNPHFLFNTLNNLYGLSVVKSDKLPELMLKLSDLLRYSLYETREVLVPLKKEVEYLENYISLEKIRLEEQTVISFVKEGNLEDKKIAPMLLIVFVENTFKHLGSINDKSNVEIRLKITSNTLEFLCTNTYDEIKSKNNLEKEKSGIGLQNVKKRLELIYPNRYKLKIRKKNNEFIVELKLNF, from the coding sequence ATGTCTAAAATAGATTCATTAGTAGATAACAAACTAGCTCAAAATATTTTTATATGGAGCTGCTTTTTTATCATTTTTACGTTAACAATTCAAGGACATAATAGAATTGTTTCAGGAGCTATTGGAGTTTTACTATTTGCTCCAACGGTTTATGTTCAAAACCTATTAATACTGCCTTACTTACGTAAAAATAAAGTGCTTTTTATTCTCTTTACCATAATTAATATTTTACTTTTTACACTGATATCTACTTTTTTCTTGTCAAGTATAATGAGTCAGGAAAGTTATGATTGGAAGTTCTTTTACAATTTTTTGGGAGTTGAAGTATTAGCTATATTATTTGGTTTAGCATTAAAAGTAGCAAGAGATAGCTTTAGTAGAAGACAAGAAGAAAAAGAAGCCGAATTAAAATTACTAAAAGGACAATTAAATCCACATTTTTTATTCAATACACTAAATAATTTATATGGGCTTTCAGTAGTGAAGTCAGATAAACTTCCAGAATTAATGTTGAAGTTGTCAGACCTATTACGTTATAGCTTATATGAAACAAGAGAAGTTTTAGTACCATTGAAAAAAGAAGTAGAATATTTAGAAAATTATATTTCCCTTGAAAAAATTAGATTAGAAGAGCAAACTGTTATTTCTTTTGTAAAAGAAGGTAATCTGGAAGATAAAAAAATAGCACCAATGCTTTTAATTGTATTTGTTGAAAATACTTTTAAACATTTAGGAAGTATAAATGACAAAAGTAATGTGGAAATAAGACTAAAAATAACATCTAATACATTAGAGTTTTTATGTACAAATACGTACGATGAAATAAAAAGTAAAAATAATTTAGAAAAAGAAAAGAGTGGAATTGGTTTGCAAAATGTAAAAAAACGATTGGAACTGATATATCCAAACCGTTATAAATTGAAAATAAGGAAAAAGA